The Candidatus Atribacteria bacterium ADurb.Bin276 genome has a window encoding:
- the coaX gene encoding Type III pantothenate kinase: MNKNMLLTIDVGNTHTTFGVFHYEKLLADWRVSTSSRRTSDEWGYILKELITDQGIEKKNINQVAISCVVPPVLNTLRELFEKKWINILMVIGPGVRTGLSIRAEPKETGADRIVNAVAAAHLYGGDLVIIDFGTATTFCAINASREYLGGSIAPGIGISQEALYEKTARLPRIDVEIPDKCIGRNTVEAMHSGIFYGYIGLCREIVMNMKKEFAPKAQVVATGGWGTFLHSYCDFIDFFNPTLTLEGLRIINELNQKS, translated from the coding sequence TTGAATAAAAATATGCTTTTAACCATAGACGTTGGAAATACCCATACCACTTTTGGAGTTTTTCATTATGAAAAACTTCTTGCTGACTGGAGAGTTTCGACTTCATCACGTCGAACCAGTGATGAATGGGGATATATTCTAAAGGAACTCATAACTGATCAAGGCATTGAGAAAAAAAATATAAATCAAGTGGCAATTTCCTGTGTGGTCCCTCCCGTCCTCAATACCCTTCGAGAACTATTTGAAAAGAAATGGATAAATATATTAATGGTAATTGGACCAGGAGTTCGTACTGGTTTATCAATAAGAGCGGAGCCAAAAGAAACTGGTGCCGATCGAATTGTTAATGCTGTAGCAGCTGCACATCTCTATGGTGGTGATTTAGTGATTATCGATTTTGGAACAGCAACCACTTTTTGTGCTATTAATGCCAGCCGAGAATATTTGGGGGGATCAATTGCTCCAGGAATTGGAATTTCACAAGAAGCTCTCTATGAAAAAACTGCCCGTTTACCTCGAATTGATGTTGAGATCCCAGATAAATGTATTGGGCGTAATACGGTTGAGGCAATGCATTCAGGCATTTTTTATGGGTACATCGGGTTATGTAGAGAAATTGTTATGAATATGAAAAAAGAATTTGCTCCAAAAGCACAAGTTGTTGCTACTGGAGGATGGGGAACATTTCTACATAGTTATTGTGATTTTATTGATTTTTTTAATCCAACACTTACCCTTGAAGGTTTGAGAATTATTAATGAACTTAATCAAAAGTCATGA
- a CDS encoding 5TMR of 5TMR-LYT: MKLQTKKIVLAGVLGAISIILSVTPIGLIPVPNLSGSATTMHIPAIVGGIIGGPLVGALVGLILAFSTMNLFFAMGVNLVACFVPRILIGVVAYYIWAGLKKGNIGIIASSLGATFVNTIGVLGLAVLFGNFTLQQIAPIIALNGTLELIFSAIIVLPLVKILQRQFPSK; encoded by the coding sequence ATGAAACTTCAAACGAAAAAGATAGTATTAGCCGGTGTGTTGGGGGCAATTTCTATCATTCTCAGCGTAACTCCTATTGGGTTAATACCGGTACCGAATCTCTCAGGATCTGCAACGACAATGCATATACCGGCAATAGTTGGTGGAATAATCGGTGGTCCATTAGTTGGTGCTTTGGTTGGTCTTATCCTTGCTTTTTCTACAATGAATTTATTCTTCGCCATGGGGGTTAATCTCGTTGCCTGTTTTGTTCCTCGAATATTAATCGGTGTGGTTGCTTATTATATTTGGGCTGGTTTGAAAAAAGGAAATATTGGTATTATTGCGTCAAGCTTGGGAGCTACCTTTGTTAACACAATAGGAGTCTTAGGTTTAGCTGTTTTGTTTGGGAATTTTACCCTACAGCAGATAGCTCCAATTATTGCTTTAAATGGAACATTAGAATTAATTTTTTCAGCAATAATTGTTCTCCCTTTGGTAAAAATATTACAGCGCCAGTTTCCTTCAAAATGA
- a CDS encoding Peptidase family S58: MKGLKIGHYTDLSVYTGSTVFLFERKNRAIASVRGGAPGSRELNALSPGQLVENIDALVFSGGSSFGIDSMSGAVEYLHQKGVGYKTKAANIPIVAGAVIYDLEVGKNAVPHSEWVYAACEDATEKPKEGTVGAGTGASVGKSSGIRFAMKSGFGWGKSPHHRDSIHTFIVTNALGDIYDPRNGQLLAGRRNKSGEIEGFLKNIQNDTGFTSYYNTTLALVVLDYYFSREDLLMLSHVVHSALSTCIRPYATLFDGDTIFMVSMGDRRPNYLSILQGIYESVTEAVIHSILFAEGLPDLPSRNDIIK; the protein is encoded by the coding sequence ATGAAAGGGCTGAAAATTGGGCATTATACAGATTTGAGTGTTTATACCGGAAGTACAGTATTTCTTTTTGAAAGAAAAAATCGTGCTATAGCCTCAGTTCGTGGGGGTGCGCCTGGAAGTAGAGAATTAAATGCTCTTTCTCCCGGGCAATTAGTTGAAAATATTGATGCCTTAGTATTTTCGGGAGGTAGCTCTTTTGGAATTGATAGTATGTCAGGGGCGGTTGAATATTTACACCAAAAAGGAGTTGGATATAAAACCAAAGCCGCCAATATTCCAATTGTTGCTGGTGCAGTTATCTATGATTTAGAGGTTGGAAAAAATGCTGTTCCTCATTCAGAATGGGTTTATGCTGCTTGTGAGGATGCAACAGAAAAACCCAAAGAAGGAACGGTAGGTGCTGGGACTGGAGCTTCGGTAGGAAAAAGCTCAGGAATTCGATTTGCTATGAAGAGTGGTTTTGGATGGGGAAAATCCCCTCACCATCGAGATAGTATCCATACTTTTATTGTTACCAACGCATTGGGTGACATTTATGATCCTAGAAATGGACAATTATTAGCTGGCAGAAGAAACAAAAGCGGAGAAATTGAAGGCTTTTTGAAAAATATTCAAAATGATACTGGTTTTACATCTTATTATAATACTACCTTGGCTTTGGTTGTTCTGGACTATTATTTTTCAAGAGAAGACCTTTTAATGCTTTCTCATGTTGTTCATTCCGCTTTATCAACTTGTATTCGACCCTATGCAACTCTTTTTGATGGGGATACCATTTTTATGGTTTCAATGGGTGATCGGCGTCCCAACTATCTGAGTATTCTTCAAGGTATATATGAAAGTGTTACCGAAGCAGTTATCCATTCAATTTTATTCGCTGAAGGATTACCTGATTTACCTTCCCGAAATGATATAATAAAATAA
- the groL_2 gene encoding 60 kDa chaperonin, with translation MAKSIIFEEEARQSILRGVKILSEAVKVTLGPKGRNVVIEKKFGSPTITKDGVTVAKEVELADPKENVGAQLVKEVASKTSDVAGDGTTTATVLAESIYRDGLRNVAAGSNPMLLKRGIDKAVDEIIKKLKEMSREVGERKEIAQVAAIASNNDESIGNIISDAMEKVGKDGVITVEEAKGLETTLEVVEGLQFDRGYLSPYFITDPDRMEVVLENPYILIYEKKISAIKDLLPLLEKVVQRGRPLLIIAEEVEGEALATLVVNKLKGVINGAAVKAPGFGDRRKAMLEDIAIMTSGNFISEDLGIKLENLNLDDLGEATKVVIDKENTTIIEGKGTKEKIVARMNQIKRQIEETTSDYDREKLQERLAKIAGGVAVIHVGAATEAEMKEKKARVEDALHATRAAVEEGIVPGGGVALIRCASIIDDLSLVGDEKTGANIVKKALEEPARMIAENAGEEGSIIVEKIKNSEKLTFGFNALTNEFVDMYEAGIIDPTKVARAALQNAASVASLMLTTESVVTEIPEKEKTPPMMPPGPDMGY, from the coding sequence ATGGCGAAATCAATCATTTTCGAAGAAGAAGCCAGACAGTCAATTTTAAGAGGAGTCAAAATTCTGTCTGAAGCAGTCAAAGTAACTTTAGGTCCAAAAGGAAGAAATGTTGTTATTGAAAAGAAATTTGGATCACCAACTATTACCAAAGATGGAGTTACTGTTGCTAAAGAAGTTGAATTAGCTGATCCCAAAGAAAACGTTGGAGCTCAGCTAGTAAAAGAAGTTGCATCAAAAACCAGTGATGTTGCTGGAGATGGAACAACAACAGCTACTGTTCTTGCTGAAAGTATTTATCGTGACGGTTTGAGGAATGTTGCGGCTGGATCAAACCCGATGTTATTAAAAAGGGGTATTGATAAAGCAGTTGATGAAATAATTAAAAAACTGAAGGAAATGAGCAGAGAAGTCGGTGAGAGAAAAGAAATTGCTCAGGTTGCTGCCATTGCTTCCAATAATGATGAATCTATCGGAAATATTATATCTGATGCGATGGAAAAAGTTGGAAAAGATGGGGTTATCACCGTTGAAGAAGCCAAAGGACTAGAAACTACTTTAGAAGTTGTCGAAGGTCTTCAGTTTGATAGAGGATACCTGTCACCTTACTTTATCACTGACCCCGATCGTATGGAAGTAGTTTTAGAAAATCCTTATATCCTTATTTATGAGAAGAAGATCTCAGCTATTAAAGACTTGCTTCCTCTATTAGAAAAGGTTGTTCAACGAGGAAGGCCCTTACTTATCATCGCTGAAGAAGTTGAAGGTGAAGCTCTTGCTACTTTGGTGGTTAATAAACTAAAGGGTGTCATTAATGGAGCGGCAGTTAAAGCACCGGGGTTTGGTGATCGGAGAAAAGCCATGTTAGAGGATATCGCTATAATGACTAGTGGTAATTTTATCTCCGAAGACTTAGGAATTAAATTAGAAAACCTAAACCTTGATGATTTGGGAGAAGCAACCAAGGTAGTAATTGATAAAGAAAACACCACCATTATTGAAGGAAAAGGTACTAAAGAAAAAATAGTTGCCAGAATGAACCAGATCAAGCGTCAGATAGAAGAAACCACTTCTGATTATGATCGTGAGAAATTACAAGAAAGATTAGCAAAAATTGCCGGTGGTGTTGCAGTTATTCATGTTGGAGCAGCGACCGAGGCTGAAATGAAAGAAAAGAAAGCCCGGGTTGAAGATGCTCTTCATGCCACTCGTGCTGCAGTAGAAGAAGGGATTGTTCCTGGTGGCGGGGTTGCACTAATTCGCTGCGCTTCAATAATCGATGATTTATCTTTGGTTGGAGATGAAAAAACCGGAGCTAATATCGTCAAAAAGGCTTTAGAAGAGCCAGCTCGAATGATTGCTGAAAATGCCGGAGAAGAAGGTTCAATCATTGTTGAGAAAATCAAGAATTCTGAAAAGTTAACCTTTGGATTCAATGCACTAACCAATGAGTTTGTTGATATGTATGAAGCAGGCATTATTGATCCAACCAAAGTAGCCCGCGCAGCTTTACAAAATGCAGCTAGTGTGGCTTCTTTAATGCTTACTACCGAATCAGTCGTGACCGAGATACCTGAAAAGGAAAAAACACCTCCAATGATGCCGCCAGGTCCTGATATGGGTTATTAA
- the groS1 gene encoding 10 kDa chaperonin 1 — protein MNIKPLGDRILVKRIEEEEVHKGGIIIPDTAKEKPQQGSIVAVGSGKVNEDGNRMPLEVKAGDRVLFGKYAGSEVKIGDEEYLIMREDDILGIIEG, from the coding sequence GTGAATATTAAACCACTCGGAGATCGCATCCTAGTAAAAAGGATCGAAGAAGAAGAAGTTCATAAAGGCGGTATTATTATTCCCGATACCGCGAAAGAAAAACCTCAGCAAGGATCAATTGTTGCTGTTGGTAGTGGAAAAGTAAATGAAGATGGAAATCGTATGCCTCTTGAAGTGAAAGCAGGTGATCGAGTACTTTTCGGGAAGTATGCTGGTTCAGAAGTAAAGATTGGCGACGAAGAGTATCTCATTATGCGAGAGGATGACATCCTCGGAATTATCGAAGGGTAG
- the zraR gene encoding Transcriptional regulatory protein ZraR encodes MRKILIVEEDVLIREKLSNLLRDEGYYVIAVKDRSVAINCLERESIEIMIIAEKIIQENGFELLSVARQRLSNIVIIAFGENENAYRIRGLLTKGIYEYLSQPLTPSRVLSSIKRAEERIALLEENKDLKRRIDYRYSFAGITGVSEKMQKVFSLILQVSQIKRPILLMGESGTGKEMIARAIHKYAYSDEKGFYKILCSNLPPGALKGKIFYRDSDVSSKMNTLDQLPSGTIYFEDIHLLPYPLQNEFIDFLEENRFSRSDKDLHIITSTEVPLEEEVTRGMFRNDLFYFLNAVKIEVPSLRERKEDIPFLIDVFLKEIEEGINKKTIKISKEALNLLLEYHWPGNITELKNTLEGMVILSVSEMILPEDIPVHIKSGVATGRSLQIEVGMSLEQAEKILIWETLKANRFNKSKSAQILGIGLRTLYRKIEQYNLDKQ; translated from the coding sequence ATGCGTAAGATTTTAATTGTTGAAGAAGATGTTCTAATCCGAGAAAAACTGTCCAATTTACTGCGTGATGAAGGGTATTATGTCATTGCAGTAAAAGATCGAAGCGTAGCAATCAACTGTTTAGAGAGAGAATCAATTGAAATTATGATTATTGCAGAAAAAATTATTCAAGAAAATGGTTTTGAATTGCTGTCGGTTGCCAGACAACGCTTATCTAATATAGTTATCATTGCCTTCGGTGAAAATGAGAATGCTTATCGAATCCGCGGTTTGCTTACCAAGGGGATTTATGAATACTTATCACAACCCCTAACTCCCTCAAGAGTTCTTTCCTCAATCAAAAGAGCTGAGGAGAGAATTGCCCTTCTGGAAGAAAACAAAGACTTAAAACGCCGCATTGACTATCGATATTCTTTTGCTGGAATTACTGGGGTATCAGAAAAAATGCAAAAAGTTTTTTCTTTAATACTCCAGGTTTCACAAATAAAACGACCGATTTTACTTATGGGAGAATCAGGCACTGGGAAAGAAATGATAGCGAGAGCCATTCACAAATATGCTTACTCTGATGAAAAGGGTTTTTACAAAATACTCTGTAGTAATTTACCGCCTGGCGCCCTTAAAGGAAAAATATTTTATCGTGATAGTGATGTTTCATCAAAAATGAATACTCTTGACCAGTTACCATCTGGAACGATTTATTTTGAGGATATCCACCTTTTACCCTATCCTCTTCAGAATGAATTCATTGATTTTCTTGAGGAAAATCGTTTTAGTCGAAGCGATAAAGATTTGCATATTATTACTTCAACCGAAGTTCCTCTCGAAGAAGAAGTAACCCGGGGAATGTTTCGCAACGATCTCTTTTATTTTCTCAATGCCGTAAAAATTGAAGTACCCTCTCTACGAGAAAGAAAGGAGGATATTCCTTTTCTAATTGATGTTTTTTTAAAGGAAATTGAAGAGGGAATCAATAAGAAAACCATTAAAATTAGCAAAGAAGCTTTGAATTTACTATTAGAATATCATTGGCCAGGTAATATTACTGAATTAAAAAACACCTTGGAAGGTATGGTTATTTTAAGTGTAAGCGAGATGATTCTTCCTGAAGACATCCCTGTTCATATTAAAAGTGGTGTCGCGACTGGTCGCTCTCTTCAAATAGAAGTTGGTATGTCCTTGGAACAAGCAGAAAAAATATTAATTTGGGAAACACTGAAAGCAAATCGTTTTAACAAGAGCAAGAGTGCCCAAATTCTTGGAATCGGGCTTCGTACCCTTTATCGTAAAATTGAGCAGTATAATCTCGATAAGCAATAG
- the afr_3 gene encoding 1,5-anhydro-D-fructose reductase → MKNIALLGSGFIAGVHMEGWKRIPGANVVAFFEVVPEKVRSFQEKYTIPHFSSFPRLLEEKEIDIVDVCLPTFLHRDYVLQAARAGKHIFCEKPMALNVEDAVAMKNACQLNGVELMIGHALRFWGEYRKAKELVSQGKIGKILSIDAYRLGVSPTWSVISWILQQNLSGGAALDLHIHDLDFVNWIGGKPIEVFSRGVQSVNGSWDHAQTSVRYAEGMIANIEGGWMMKGTFPFTMGYRILGTEGVVEWEFRSGVNIEQRGEANPVVVYRDGEKEEKINAQDDDAYYLELKYFFDCIENHRPIEKATADHGITAVRVANAARESMEKGIIVKL, encoded by the coding sequence ATGAAAAATATTGCATTGTTGGGTTCTGGTTTTATTGCTGGGGTTCATATGGAGGGTTGGAAAAGAATCCCGGGGGCTAATGTAGTTGCCTTTTTTGAAGTAGTACCCGAAAAAGTCCGGAGTTTTCAAGAAAAATATACAATTCCTCACTTTTCTTCATTTCCTCGTCTACTTGAAGAGAAAGAAATCGATATTGTTGATGTTTGTTTACCAACCTTTTTACATCGGGATTATGTTTTACAAGCTGCTCGAGCCGGGAAACATATCTTCTGTGAAAAGCCGATGGCTTTAAATGTCGAAGATGCCGTGGCGATGAAAAATGCCTGTCAGCTGAACGGTGTCGAACTGATGATAGGTCATGCTCTCCGGTTTTGGGGAGAATATAGGAAAGCTAAAGAATTAGTTTCTCAGGGAAAAATCGGAAAAATACTCTCCATCGATGCCTATCGATTAGGTGTTTCACCCACTTGGTCGGTAATAAGTTGGATTCTTCAGCAAAATTTAAGTGGCGGGGCAGCGTTAGACCTTCATATTCATGATTTGGATTTTGTTAACTGGATTGGAGGAAAGCCGATTGAAGTATTCTCACGCGGAGTCCAGTCAGTTAATGGTTCCTGGGATCATGCCCAAACCAGTGTTCGATATGCTGAGGGAATGATTGCCAATATAGAAGGCGGCTGGATGATGAAGGGAACATTCCCTTTTACAATGGGATATCGGATTTTAGGGACGGAAGGTGTTGTTGAGTGGGAATTCCGTTCAGGGGTGAATATTGAGCAAAGAGGAGAAGCGAATCCAGTGGTTGTCTATCGAGATGGGGAAAAAGAGGAAAAAATTAACGCTCAAGATGATGATGCTTATTATCTTGAATTGAAATATTTCTTTGATTGCATTGAAAACCATCGACCCATCGAAAAAGCAACCGCAGACCATGGCATTACTGCCGTTCGAGTAGCAAATGCAGCTCGAGAATCAATGGAAAAAGGTATCATTGTGAAATTATAA